AAGGTATTATCCTATAGAAGCAGTAGCCAAAGCATGCAGTTTGTTGAAAGAATATAATATTGAATTGGGAATACAGTTAATGATAGGGCTTCCAGAGTCAACATTTGAAAGTGATTTTCTATCAGCCAAAAAAGCTTTAGAAATGAAACCAGATGTGGCAAGAATATATCCTACTCTTGTTATAAAAGGAACAAAGATGGAAGAAATGTTTAAAGTCGGGGAATATAAAGCTTTAGACATAAATGAAGCTGTAAAAAGAACTAGAAAAATATATTCGCTTTTAGAAAGCAGTGGGGTAAATATTATAAGAGTTGGACTTCAACCAAGTGAGGATTTGCGAGAAGAAGGAGTAGTTTTAAGTGGACCATTTCATCCAGCTTTTAGAGAACTAGTAGAAACAGAGATTTATTATGACTTTTTTAATTCTATAGTTGGAAAAGAAAAAAGATTAGACATAAGAGCAAATGAAAAAGATATATCAAAATTAGTAGGAATAAAAAAGCAAATAAAGAAAGATTAAAAGAATATTTTAATATAAAAATAGATAATGGTATTGAAAAAGGTAAAGTTGTTATAAATGACAGAATGTATTCAAGGCTAGATATCCTTAGGAAGGAGATTAATGAATCAGATAGTAATTAATATAGATGAATTTCAATCTAGAGCAGCGATAATAGAAGATGGAAAAGTTGTAGAGATACTGATAGAAAGAGAAGAAGAAGGAAGAATAAATGGAAGCATATATAAGGGAAAAGTAGCCAATGTCCTTCCTGGAATGGAATCAGCTTTTGTAAATATTGGATTAGAAAAAAATGGATTTCTTTATGTGAATGATTTAAGAGAATTTGAAGAAAAATACTTAGATGGAATATTAAATAGTAGTAGACCAATTGAAGATATATTAAATGTAGGAGATGATGTAGTAGTACAGATACTTAATGAACCTCGTGGAACAAAGGGAGCCAGAGTTACTACACATTTTACAATACCAGGAAAATACTTGGTTCTTATGCCTAATAATGATCATATAGCTATTTCAAAAAAAATAAAAGATGAAAAGGAAAGAGAAAGATTAGAGAGTATATTTAAAGAAATAAAACCTGAAAATATGGGTGTAATAATAAGAACTGCAGCTTTTGGGAAAAGTGAATTTCATTTTGAAAGAGAAATAGAATATCTTGTAAAAAAGTGGGAAGATATAGAAAAAAAAATAAAAGGTGCTAAAATAGGTGAAGTACTTTATAAAGATAATGGAATTATCACAACAGTATTAAGAGATATTTTTTCCAATGATATAGATGAACTTATAGTAGATAATGAAGATGTATATTGGGAAGTTATAGATTATATCAATGCTTTCAGTGAGAAGACTCTTAAAACAAAAATAAAATTGTATAAAGATGGGAAAGAAAAAGATATCTTTGATTTATATGGAATAAATGAAGAGATAGACAAAGCACTTAATGAAGTAGTATGGCTAGAGTGTGGAGGATATCTTGTTATACAAAAGACAGAAGCTCTTATTAGTATTGATGTAAATACAGGAAAAAATACTGGAAGTTTGAATCTTGAAGAAACAGTTGTAAATACTAATATAGAAGCGGCCAAAGAAATACCTAGACAACTTAGGCTTAGAAATTTTGGTGGGATAATAATAATAGATTTCATTGATATGAGAGTAGAAGAAGATAAAATAAAAGTATTGGAAGCTTTAGAAAAGCATCTGCAAAAAGATAGAATAAAAAATAATATAGTGCACTTTACTGATCTTGGGCTTGTGGAAATGACAAGGAAGCGTTCAGGAAAACCTTTAGCATACTATTTTCAAGAGGTATGCCCATGCTGTAATGGAACAGGAAAAATCAAATCAAAAGATGCACTTATCCATGAACTTATGAAGGAAATTAAAATATGTTCTGAAGATAAAGATATCAGTACAATAAAAGTAAGATTATCAAAAAATCTTATAGAATCTTTTAAAGAAATATATTTTGAAATTATTAAAGAGTTCTTAAAAATGAAGAAAAAAGCTATAGAATTAGAAGTGGATACAAATAATAGTTGCCAATATGAAATAATTCTGGTTAAATAGAGGAGAGAACTATGAAAATAGGTGTTTATGCTGGAAGTTTTGATCCTATAACTAAGGGACACTATGATGTTATAAAAAAATCATTAAAAATAACAGATAAGCTCATTGTAGCTGTTATGAATAATAGTAATAAGAAAGGTTGGTTTTCTCTTGAAGAGAGAAAAAATATGATAAAGCTCTTAGTAGGAGAAGAGAATGATAGAATAGAGGTAAAAAGTTTTGATGGACTTTTGATAAATTTTATGAAAGAAAATGGAGCAGATATAATAATCAGAGGATTAAGAGCAGTTTCAGATTATGAATATGAATTAGGCTATGCTTTTGCTAATCATGATCTTTCTTATGGAGAAGTAGAAACTGTATTTATTCCAGCTGCAAGAGAATATATGTATTTAAGTTCAAGTTCTGTAAGAGAAGCAGCTATGGTGGGAGCTAGACTTGATATATTTGTAGATGATAAGATAGCTGAGATAGTAAAGGAAAAAGTAAAAACTATCAAAGGATAGGAGAAAAAGTGGCTAAAAATAAAAGTTTTTATGTTTGCAGTGAATGTGGATATAAATCATCTAAATGGCTGGGAAAGTGTCCTCAATGTAATGAATGGGGTACTTTTGAAGAAGAAATAGAGATAATATCAGCTGGAGCACCTGTAGTTTCTTCAGTAATTTCTGTAAAAGAAACTGCTGAAAAAGTGTATTCTTTTTCAGATATAAAAATGGAAGATATGTATAGATATAAAACAGGAATAGAAGAATTTGATAGAGTGCTTGGAGGAGGACTTTTACAAGGAGAAGTAGTACTTGTAACTGGTAATCCAGGAATAGGAAAGTCAACACTTTTACTTCAAGTTGCAGATAGATACACTTCATATGGAACAGTCATATATATTTCCGGAGAGGAATCTCCTTCTCAAGTAAAGAATAGAGGAGAAAGACTTAAAATAAGTGCTAAAGATTTATTTCTTATGGCTGAAACAGATGTTTCTAATATTTATGAGTACCTTATAGCCAAAAAACCTAAAGTAGTAATAGTAGATTCAATACAGACATTGTATAATTCATCAATAGATTCTATACCAGGAACACCTACACAAATAAGAGAATGTACTTTAAAAATAATAGAGCTTGCTAAAAAATACAATATATCATTTTTTATAGTTGGACATATAACTAAAGATGGAAAAGTAGCAGGGCCAAAAATGCTTGAACATATGGTAGATGCTGTTTTTAATTTTGAAGGAGAAGAAGGACTTTTTTACAGAATTTTAAGAAGTACTAAAAATAGATTTGGGTCAACTAATGAACTAGCTGTTTTCAGTATGGAAGAAGATGGAATGAAAGAAATAAAAAATTCTTCAGAGTACTTTTTAAGTGAAAGAGATGAAAAAAATGCTGGGAGTATGGTAGTTCCAGTTTTAGAAGGAACAAAAGTATTCCTTTTAGAAATACAGACACTTCTTACAGAATCAAATATAGGAATACCTAAAAGAATAGTTCAAGGATTTGATAGAAATAGAATACAAATACTTACTGCAATAGCAGAAAAGAAAATGCATATGAGTCTTGCTATGAAAGATATGTTTGTGAATATACCTGGAGGTCTAAGTATAGAAGATCCAGCAGCAGATCTTGCTGTTCTTATATCCCTTTTATCTGTTTATAGAGGAGTAGAAATAAGTCAGAAAATAGCAGCCATTGGGGAGTTAGGATTAAGAGGAGAAATCAGAAAAGTTTTTTTTATTGAAAAAAGGCTGAGAGAACTAGAAAAATTAGGATTCAAAGGAGTCTATATTCCAGAAGCTAATAGAAAAGAAATAGAAAAAAATAGTTATAAATATAAATTAAAATTAATATATTTAAAAAATTTAGAAGAACTTTTAGAAAGGATGAACAAGGATGGTCAATAAAAAACTTGAAGAAATGCTCTTGCAGATAACTCCTGGAACACCTCTGAGAGAAGGAGTGTACAATATAATTGATGCAGGTATAGGAGCATTAATAGTAGTTGGTATGGATGAAGCAGTGGAAAAGATGCTTGATGGTGGGTTTTATATAAACTGTGAATATACACCAGAAAGAATATTTGAATTAGCTAAAATGGACGGAGCTATAATAGTTGATGAAGAATGTAAAACAATTATATATGCAAATGTACATCTTCAAGTTGACAGAAAATATTCATCTGAAGAAAGTGGAACTAGGCACAGAACAGCTCAAAGAGCAGGTAAGCAAACTAGTAAATTAGTAATAGCTGTATCTGAAAGAAGAAAAACAATAAGTTTATATAAAGGTGAAATGAGATATAAACTTAAAGATATGTCTGAAATAATGAATGAAGCATCACAGGCTTTAAAAACTATGGAAAGATACAGATATGTTTTAGATAAGTCATTGGCAAATCTAACTATACTGGAACTTGATGACATAGTTACTATTTATGATGCTGCATTGGTTTTACAGAGATTTGAAATGATGATGAGAATAGAAGAAGAATTAAAAGGATATGTATTAGAGCTGGGAGTAGAAGGAAGACTAATAGAGCTTCAATTAGAAGATTTAGCTCAAGATATACATGAAGAGATGCTAGAATTTTTAAGTGACTACAAGAGTGAAGATGTTGAATATGAAAGTATTCTTGCACAACTTAGAGAATTTAATAATACTGAACTACTTGAGATTGAAAATTTTGCAAGTGTACTTGGGTATAAGAAAAGTTACAGCAGCTTAGATAATAAAATAAGCCCTAAAGGATATAGAATTCTTGGGAAAATAAGTAAACTTACAAAAAAGGATATTGAAAAACTTGTATCAAATTATGGAGAACTTTCTTCTATACAAGAAGCTCCTATTGAAGAATTATCAGATACAAAATTGAGTAAACTGAAGATAAAAGCTATAAAAAATGGTCTTAAAAGACTTAAATTTACAGTAGAATTAGAAAAATAAATTATTTGAGGATATCCTTATAGGTTATCCTCTTTTTTGATTAAAATATATTTATAGTAAGTAGTATTGCTAGCAGTATTTTTTATATCTACATATGTTAAAGTTTTTTCTGAATAAAGTTATACACTTGTAGTGAATTTATTTTTCTTTGTAAAAATAAAAAAATTTTATTATTTTAGCATTGAGGAAAAATAAAAATAAAGAGAGTATTAAATAAAAATTAAAAAATAAATTTTATTTTTTCAAAAAAATACTTGTATTTTTTTAAAAAAAGGAGTATTATAAGAAAAATAAAAATCGAGAAAAGGAGTTCAGATATGTATTCATCAGCTAATGTAATAATAATAAGCATATATATAATATTGGTTATAATAGTTATTATAAGCAATAAATTTTTATATGCAAAAGATTATGTTAGGAAAAATGGACTGAACTTAAAATATTTAGGATAATGAAAATCTGACTAAGTATAATTAGAGTGTATGTTTAACAGCCTAACAGGGCTGTTTTTTTTTATAAAATTTTAAAAAATGAAAGGGGAAATAAAATGAAAAAGTATGTAGTAGATCGGATAAAAAGATCAGAGGGAGGGAGAATGGCAGAATTATATTTAAAGTGAAAATTTGATAAAGATAAATAGGGAGATATAAAATGAAATTATTAAATAAATTAAGCGATTTTTTAGGAAAGTATTTTATTGTTCTAGTTTTACTTATGGTAGTAGCAGCTATGGTATTGCCACAGGCATTTATTACTTTGGGAAAAACAAGAGTTTTTGGGCAGTCTTTAGTAACAGTAGGACTGGGATCTATTATGTTTGTTATGGGACTTACTCTTAATGAGAAAGACTTTAAAGTAATTGTAACAAGACCTAAAGATGTATTTATAGGGTGTCTTGCTCAATTTACTGTAATGCCATTAATGGCTTACTTTTTGGCAAAAACATTAAGACTTCCACCAGAATTGGCAGTTGGGCTGGTTTTATTAGGAACTTGTCCAGGAGGAACTGCAAGCAATGTTATGACTTATCTGGCGAAAGGAGATGTAGCTCTTTCAATTGGAATGACTACTGTATCAACATTAGCAGCCCCTCTTTTAACACCAGCTCTTACATATTTTTTAGCAGGTCAGTGGGTAGAAATCAATATGTATGCTATGCTTCTTGATATCGTAAAAGTTGTTATTGTTCCTATCTTTTTAGGTATGGCAGTTCATAAAGCATTTGGAGAAAAAGTGCATAAAGTATCTAAAGTACTAGTAATTATTCCAATTGTATGTATTTTGATGATTATGGGATTATGTGTAGCACCTAATAAAATGAATCTTATTAATTCTGGAGCTGTTCTTATTATGGCTGTATGCCTTCATAATTGGTTTGGATTTATTTTAGGATATGCTATTGGAATATTTACTAAAATGGATAATTCTAAGAAAAAAGCACTTTCTATTGAAGTTGGCTTACAAAATTCTGGATTAGCAGTAGGATTAGCAGCACAATTTGTAAATCCTCTATGTGCATTACCGGCAGCAGTGGCTACTGTAGTACATCAGGTTTCAGGTTCTTTGTTAGCTAATGTATTTTCAGGAAATTTATCATTCAATTTTTTCAGAAGAAGAGTCAAATCAGCAGCTAATATCAGCATGATGAACAAATAAGAGAAGGAGATAAGAAAAATGTCAAATAGAAATGTATTTTTACCAAATTATACTATTGGAGATTCAGCATATAATGAAGTTATAAAAGTTTGTTCTAACTATGGAAAAAAAGTTGTATTCATTGGAGGAAAAACAGCTTTGGAAAAAGCAAGCCATTTAGTGAAAAATTTAATGGCAGGAAGTGATTTAGAAGTAATAGATACTTTGTGGTATGGAGGAGAAGCAGCTTATGCTAACGTGGAAAAATTAAAAGAAGAGAGTACAGTCCATGAGGCAGATATGGTATTTGCTTTTGGTGGAGGAAAAGCTATAGATACTTGTAAAGTGCTTACAGGTGATTTGAATAAACCTCTGTTTGTATTCCCAACTATTTCATCTACTTGTGCAGCTGTAACATCAGTATGTGCTATTTACAATGTAGATGGAGTATTTGAAGGATTGTATTGGAGGAAGACACCTGCTGAACATACCTTTATTAATACAAAAATTATAGCTGAAGCACCAGATAAATATTTATGGGCTGGAATTGGAGATACTCTGGCAAAAGGATATGAACCTGAATTTTCATCGAGAGGAAGAAAATTGGATCACCCTAATGCTTTAGGAGTTACATTATCTAAGCTTTGTCAGGAGCCTTTAGTAGAATATGGATCAAAAGCTTTAGTGGATTGCAAAGAAAATAAAGTATCTGATGATCTTGAAGAAACTGTTCTGTCTATTATTGTAAATACAGGACTTGTATCTAATCATGTTATCAATGATTATAACAGCTGTGTAGCTCATGCAATGTGTTATGGATTTTCTACTATGCCAAAAGTAGAACATAATCATCTTCATGGAGAGATTGTATCATATGGAGTATTAGTACAGTTAATGTTGGATAATAATACTAAAGAAATAGATAAGCTTCTTCCATTTTATAGAGAGATAGGTCTTCCTACATCTTATAAAGATTTTGGAGTAACAAGAGAAGAGATGGAAGGAGTATTGCAAAAAGCTTCTGAAGTAAATGATGTCAAAGTAGCAGCTATGAATATTACAAAAGATAAACTTGCAGAGGCAGTAGATAGACTGGAAAAATATGTGAGAGGATAAAAAAGTTGAATCAAAAAAGTCAGATTAAATTTTAGAATTTTAGGAATTAGAGAGATTTGTGTAATTGATATTGTAATTAAAACATGAAAAATAGTATGTCTGAGAGAAATCAGTTTCCAGTAATTAAGCAGTTAAGATTTTAACTGCTGTAATTACTGGGATACAAAAGTGAAACAATAAAAATAATAACAACTCTTTTTAATAAAAAATTTTTAAAAATTATATTCTTTTTTGTAATTTAAGTTCTTTTTTTATAAAGCATATTGAGTACTGTATAGATTGAAATAAAAACCATTTTTATTCATCAATTCATCATGTGTTCCCTGTTCAGCTATTTTTCCATCTTTTAATACAAGGATAAGGTCAGCATTTTTGATAGTAGAGAGCCTATGAGCTATTATGAAACTTGTTCTGCCTTTGATAAGATTAGCAATGGCTTTTTGCAGTCTTATTTCTGTTCTTGTATCAACCCCACTTGTAGCTTCATCAAGAATTAGAAACTTAGGATCAGAAGCAATAATTCTCGCTATTGTAATAAGCTGTTTTTGCCCTTGAGAAAGTATCATATTATCTTCACTTATTATAGTATCATATCCATCAGGAAATTTCATTATGAAGTCATGGGCACAGGCAAGTTTTGCACTTTCTACAACTTTATCAAATGAAATATTATTATTTCCATAGCTTATATTATCTTTTATAGTACCTGTGAACAACCAGCTATCTTGAAGAACCATACCAAATAGTTTTCTTATTTCGCTTTTTTTATATTCCTCTATATTTATTCCGTCTAACAGTATTTCTCCAGATGTTACATCATAGAATCTCATTAAGAGGTTTACAATAGTAGTTTTTCCTCCTCCAGTTGGACCAACTATAGCAACAACTTCTCCATTTCCAGTCTTAAATGAAAGATTTTTAAGTACAGGAGTTTCTTCATTATATGCAAAATCTACATTTTTAAATTCTATATTTCCTTTTAAAACATTGAAATCAATATTTTTCTTACCAGTATCCAAATCTTCATTTTGGTCCATGAATTGAAAAAATCTTTCAGCACTGACTAAAACAGTCTGAATAATGCTATATGCTTCTGATATACTTGCTATAGGTCTGTTAAAAAGTTTAGAGTAAATAACAAAGCTTGAAAGTCCTCCAAGAGTTATTTTACCTTGAAGCATAAATATGGCACCAATCAAAATAATAAGTGAATATCCTGTATTTCCTATAAAATTGAGGGTAGGAAAATTAAATCCAGCAAGAAAAATTGATTTTATTGCATTTTCTTTATAAGAAGAATTAAGATTTCTAAAAGTTTCTATGGCTCTTTCTTCATATGAGAAAGATTTTACTTCAGCTTGCCCTGTAAGTATTTCATCAATATATCCACTAAGTTTTCCAAGATATCTTTGCTGAACTCTTCTTTTTTCACGACTTTTTTCTGTTATTTTTTTAAAAATACTCCAGTAAAAGAAACTAGAAAGAGTTGTATCAAAGTAAGAGAGGGACTAATATACAACATTATTCCCAAAGCAGTGAATATAGTGAGTATATTCACTATTACCCTTGTTCCTATTTGAGAAAGAGAACCACTTATATTATCAATATCATTTATCATTATACTGATAATATTTCCTTGTGAAATACCATCAAAATATTTTAGTGGGAATTTATGTATTTTTTCTATTCCATCTTTTCTCATTTTATTTACAATATCTTGTGATATTATATTCATTTTTATATTTTGTATTAAAGTAAGGATTGCACCAGTTATATATGAAAAAAGTAGAAGTATAGATAGTTTTCCGAGTTGAATAAAATCACTTTTATTCATTTGAAAATGTATTTGATTTATTCCTTTTCCTACAAGATAAGGACCTGCTAAAGTTAGAAGATTTCCTATTATTGCTAGAAAAATTAGAAAAATGAATTCTAATTTGTATTTTTTTAAATAAGGGAGTAATTTTTTAAATAGATTATACTTCACAATAATTCCCTCCAGGTATACATATTTCTTGCGACTCACATATCTCTCTATAAATTTCACAATTTTCAGCTAAAGCAGCATGAGAATCAAATCCTACTACTTTTCCATTATCCATTACTATTATTCTATCCATTTTCATAAGAGAAGCAACTCTTTGAGAAATAGTTAAAATAGTAGTATTTTTCAGATAGTTTTTAAGTTCATTTTTCAGATTATATTCTGTAATGAAATCTAAAGCACTGAAACTGTCATCAAATATCAATATTTCAGGTTCTTTGATAAGAGTTCTAGCTATAGAAAGTCTTTGTTTTTGTCCACCAGAAAAATTAGTACCACCTTTAGTTACTTCAGTCTTATATTGATTAGGAAGTTTTTCAACAAAATCCTTTCCTTGAACTATAGATACAACATTTTTGACATCTTCATCAGAAGCGTTTTCTTTTCCCCATTTAATATTTTGTTCTATACTTTGGGAGAAAAGGAATGATTTTTGCATTACTATTCCAATTTTATTTCTTAATTCTTTTTCTTTGTATTTATTGACATTTACCCCATCTATAAGAATTTCCCCTTTAGTTACTTCATAAAATTTAGGAATGAGAGCTATAAGAGAAGTTTTTCCAGAACCTATACCTCCAATTATTCCAATATTTTCACCTCTTTTTATTTTTAAATTTATATTTTCAAGAATGTAATTGTCAGTATTATCATAAGAGAATGAAACATTTTTAAATTCAATAACTGTATCTGTGAATATTTTTTCAAATTCTTCTTCAGAAAGATTATCTATATTTTCAAAAAGAACTTCTTTTACCCTTCTATAAGATATAGCAGTTCGGCTATATAAAGTGAAAAGAAATGAAAGAGCATTCATGGAGAAGAGAAGCATATTAAGATAATTTATAAAAGCTACAACTTCTCCTAAATGCATTTTTCCATAATTTACTCTGATACCTCCGAACCATAGAACAGCAACAACTCCAATATTCATTATAAGAGTAATAAATGGAAGTTTACTTGCCATAAGATTATCAGCTTCAATTGTTTTTAATTTAAGATCATCATTTTTTTCTTTAAATCTTTCAGCTTCGATTTTTTCTTTTGAAAGAGCTCGAATAACTCTAATACCTGTAAGGTTTTCTCGCATCACAAGAGTAAGATTATCAAGTTTTTTTTGTACTTCAGCATATATACCAAAAGATTTTTTCATATAGTACATAGTAGTACCAACAATGGTAGGGACTATGAAAATAAAAAGTATAGCAAGGACAGGATTGATGGTTACAGCCATAATTACAGCTCCTATACCTGTTACAAGTCCTCTTAATACCATTCTTATACACATAAGAAACATATTCATGATTTGATCTACATCTTTAGTCATTCTTGTGATAAGAGATGCCTGAGTAAACTTATTAAGATGAACAAAGTTAAAGCTTTGTATTTTAGTGAATACTTTATCTCTAAGAGAAGCACCAAAATTTTGAGTTGAATGAACAGAAAAATAATTGCAAAAGATAGAACATATATATCCTATTAATGCAATTCCAACCATAGTTCCACCCATTTTAGTAATATATGTTAAATCTTTGTTGGAAACACCTATATCTATTATTTTAGCCATTATCAGAGGAAGAGACAGGTCACAAAATGCTTCTCCCATTTTGAAGAGTGCAGCTAATATAGCTTTAGGTATGAAAGGTTTAAAAAATTTGAACATCATTCCTCCTACATATTTATGTATATTTTCCATCTATAATTTTACCATAAAAAATGAAAGAAAAAAATACTTTTATAATCAAAATTTTTGTGTATAAAAAAAGGAACTAAGTTTCCTTAGTTCCGATTAAATTCAATACCAAATCAATTATTTAGTTTTGATGTTAGCTGCTTGAGGTCCTTTTTGACCTTCAATTACATCATAAGTAACTTCTTCATTTTCATTTAAAGTTTTGAATCCATCTTTTTGGATTTGAGAGAAGTGAGCGAATATATCTTTTCCATCCTCACCAGTAATAAATCCGAATCCTTTTTCTTGGTTAAACCATTTAACTGTACCTTTCATTTGTTTCCTCCATAAATATAAATTTTTTTAATGATATAACTTGTGATATTTTGGCAATAGTTATGACAAACTACCAGGTATAAACTTAATACTTAGGAAGATACTTCTTGAAAGACCTTTAAATATTAAAACCTCAAAACTCATAAATCTTTTATCACTACAAGAAATATTATACACTATTTTTTATTAAATGTATAGCTTTATTTTTAAAATTGACATATAAGAGTTGAAATAGTATAATATACAAGATTAAATAAAGAGAGAGCAGGTGGGCGGCTGATAACCCATCTGCTTTTATTTTTTTAGGAGGAAAATAATGCTTGATAAATTGAAACTAGATAAAAGATTTATAAAAACATTGTTGGTATTGGCAGTTCCAATAATATTACAAAGTCTTGTAACTGCTTCATTAAACCTTTTAGATAATTTAATGATAGGAAGCTTAGGAGAAAATGAAATTGCTGCTGTGGGAATATCAAATCAATTTTATATGGTTTATTATTATTCTATAATGGGAATAACATTAGGA
Above is a window of Fusobacterium varium DNA encoding:
- a CDS encoding Putative multidrug export ATP-binding/permease protein SAV1866, coding for MFKFFKPFIPKAILAALFKMGEAFCDLSLPLIMAKIIDIGVSNKDLTYITKMGGTMVGIALIGYICSIFCNYFSVHSTQNFGASLRDKVFTKIQSFNFVHLNKFTQASLITRMTKDVDQIMNMFLMCIRMVLRGLVTGIGAVIMAVTINPVLAILFIFIVPTIVGTTMYYMKKSFGIYAEVQKKLDNLTLVMRENLTGIRVIRALSKEKIEAERFKEKNDDLKLKTIEADNLMASKLPFITLIMNIGVVAVLWFGGIRVNYGKMHLGEVVAFINYLNMLLFSMNALSFLFTLYSRTAISYRRVKEVLFENIDNLSEEEFEKIFTDTVIEFKNVSFSYDNTDNYILENINLKIKRGENIGIIGGIGSGKTSLIALIPKFYEVTKGEILIDGVNVNKYKEKELRNKIGIVMQKSFLFSQSIEQNIKWGKENASDEDVKNVVSIVQGKDFVEKLPNQYKTEVTKGGTNFSGGQKQRLSIARTLIKEPEILIFDDSFSALDFITEYNLKNELKNYLKNTTILTISQRVASLMKMDRIIVMDNGKVVGFDSHAALAENCEIYREICESQEICIPGGNYCEV
- the cspC gene encoding Cold shock protein CspC — encoded protein: MKGTVKWFNQEKGFGFITGEDGKDIFAHFSQIQKDGFKTLNENEEVTYDVIEGQKGPQAANIKTK